From the Glycine max cultivar Williams 82 chromosome 11, Glycine_max_v4.0, whole genome shotgun sequence genome, the window ACCCACACCATTAAATATAGAAGGCCTATTAATGGAGTTTCCTTCAAGAAATAGAAAGTTTAATGaggccataattattcttgaagtttctaaattttatacaagaatcaagctctgataccacttgttggacaagtggcctcaataacttaagaggggggggagtgaattaagttttaaaaaattcttactTACAAGTTTTAATCCCctctttaaatgatatatgatagatttaaaatgcagaagaagaagcaacaatcaatttaatcgatgttctttaaatgtgtaagacaaaattaattgcaataaaataaatgagataatggAAGAGAGAAttacaaactcaatttatattgattcggccacttcctgtgcctaagTCCAGTCTTTaagcaatccacttgagattttcactatctttgtaaaactcttttacaacttctgaaccacctAGAGATTcatttcccttgtgttcaagattctcacatttcaagagacaaacaatctctTGATCACAACAAATCTTTAGAAAGTACAgatgtttctctctcttttagagaagataatacaagttgaagatcttagaagaatactcaattgatttgcaagtgtttgaccaataatttatttcttgagagaataagacaatAAGGTTCTGAAAAAATCTGAAGATTTTCGTagacaagtcacatatttataggcccttgatggcttttcaaaaacttttgaagagatgtgacttttcagaatatatttaaaaaattatcttactagtaattgattacacagttacacattgaagggtcatgacttttcaaattgaatttctgaAGTTTCGTTACTAGTAATCGATCACAAgaaagtggtaatcgattacaacttttaaatttcaaatttcaaacttctttttAAAAGCCTTTATAGTAATctgtctctggtaatcaattatagtgcctagtaatcaattactagtggAGAAGCCTTTATTTTagcaatgataaaatatttttaaaacctttttgtaatcattttgaaaatcatGTTTTGAGGCCAAACCTTTTTAATCAataagagattcttttaacaataataaactaagtcttatcttattttcttgATCTTAAATTTTAACTTGAAGTACTCTTGTGCTGCTTATatcttggcatcatcaaaaccttcatacACATACATTCACACGGGTTTATATAGGTCTTCTTCTTAAAGTGTCTGTTGTCTCACAACGGTTGGATTTTTCCACTAGAACTTTGTCTGAAGTCTTATGGTCGTTGGAAcatttaatgcttgcattaaGTACAGTTCCATCTTCATGCAAATGAGTCTCTCTAATTGGCTTTTGTGTAGACTACTACAACAACAAGTGACTTCAGATGGGTTAGAATAGGTTTGCACATGTTACAACATAATGcgtcttttgatggttgtttggtaTTTCTCAAATCTTGAGCTTCATTTACGCTTCATAAGATTCGACAAATCCTAAGAAAATGGTTTTTGCAAAACGAATCTCAGACGTCAAGTATTAAATAAAGTCTTAAATGCTCTACCTGATCATGAATAATGTCAGTTTCAATTTGATGTATCAAACACAACTTTTAACCTTTGTATTATTtatatctaatcaaaataattgaagATCTTAATTCATCTTATGACATACGTGTCTTTtaacttaataatatattaatcctattgtgatttttcatatttgaaaCATATTCTTAGTAACATTACTCAAGAGttcattttccttaaataaagaAGACAATcacattttaaagataaaattgtaGCATTAatcggataaaaaaattaagtaaaatttataacaCTATTTGATAGTTGTCATGCTTATGTGTATTTTCACACTTGAGTGAATAACACAAGATAAATAAACAATCcgattttaattattatgtgtttttatGCATATGTTAAATACTACACTTATTGTATTAATtctaatattgttttttatattttaaatattttcttggtaaaaattgttcaaatattcagtttcattaaataaaaataaatatgtttaagataaaataatgacatcaattaaataaaaaaataagtaaaaattatcATGTTTTACAAACATTTATGCTTattattgtaaataaataaataaataaaattcaaataaagataCATAAATCCTCTACATACTTGGTGCATcacacatgtaaaaaaaaaaaactagttaatattaatataatattacataCATTTACTTGCATAACCAATTAGTGTTAGTTTAATTGGAACAAGACTTGATccctttatataaaattttgaattcgagtgtattaaatgaaaaaatataattaaaaaaatcttcctaaaatattaataaattccCCACGAAAATTAGCACAAatccatttattattttattttttcaaacacaGCAGCGGTATTCAGCCGGGAAACCCAGTTTACATAATATTTGTGGGGGAGAGGCCTTTTTGATCGGCTTGTGTCTTATCactcctttctctctctttctctctctctatctgtCTCTCGTCTTAACTTCGATCCGTTTACTATCATTACTCATTTCGCCTCTTACGTGTGGTCTTAGGAGCACTCCGCATTCACTCTCTAGAGGAATCCCTAGCCCTTGCAGCTTTTCCTCATGAGGGTACTTTAAACCCCCTCTCCATTTGTACCATCAAAACAAGGAAACCTGCACCTCCCTAAAACCCTCTTTCTCACTttctctttcctcttttcacACCAACAAGAAAGGATCTCACTCAGAAAAATGTTCCTTCACCCGTTCCACTTCTGTTCCGaccccatcatcatcatcatcatccacaCAACCCTATCCCTATTCCCATAGCTTCCGTCGTATTATTTCACAAGCGGTTTCTTTTCGTTAGAGAGAGATGGAGTTCGGAGGGAACATGTTCCGCCTCGGCAACAGAGACCAAAATGGAAACACTAACAACAACGGTAACGCTTTCGCTTGGGATTCATGGGAAAACCCcactaatagtaataataataataataacaataataacagtTCTAGACTGGTCAACGCTTTTCACATCCCCGTCGCCTCTGGGATTCCGTCGATGGATGATGGATCCGTCCACGTGATCCTTCATGAGACGGCAGGACTGGCCAGCGCCGTCATGTTTCTTCCTCAAAACGGCGGGGTTTTGGGTCACCGCCAGCAGCAGCATCCGTACGGCGGGGATGGGTCCCACGTGCACCCGGACCCGCACCTCATGTCCTTGAAGCTAGGGAAGAGGCATTACTTTGAGGACACTAGTGGGAGTGGAAGTGTTGTTGGTGCTGCTACTTTTGGTGGAGGGTTGGTGTTCGGGGATAAGAGAGGGAAAGGGTACTCCTCCGGCGGTGGTGCGGGGTGAAGGCGGCGGGGTTTGCGGCGGCGACGGTGCCGAGGTGTCAGGTGGAAGGGTGCCACGTGGCACTGCTCAACGCGAAGGACTACCATCGGAGGCACAAGGTGTGTGAGATGCACTCTAAAGCTCCTAAAGTCGTGGTCTTAGGCATGGAACAAAGGTTTTGCCAACAGTGTAGCAGGTCCAAATTCTCTTatcatttttctcaaataataataataataataataataatcccaTTTAtctgataattaagaagggtttaattattgttttaatatttaaatttaagaaatatgttttttttagttctgaaatttaaaaatatattttttagtttttacataataaattaatatttaagatgatttttagtgttttatgatattttttaacattatgtatcagttataaaatacaaattcaagtaattaaaaattaaaaatttatttatgaacagTTAAAAATCGTCCTAATGAATATAGTCTCCAAATTCAAGTAATGCAAAAATAGTAATCAAGccatcaaggttttaaaaaatgttttctaactACAATTTCGTCCGAAATATCAAGATTTTGGTAATCTCTATAATTACGGAGCTGAAACTGCAGTTTAAAACCTCTGCGGAAAATATATGTCTACATATAGAGTGCGGTCTCGCcagatgtttttattttttagaaatatagtACGGAATTTCACTACGGCGGAATcgctatttttgtttttttttttaagttttctcTAAGAAAATAGAAGAGGGTTTCTTTTTCTCTGTGGAAGTGAATTAAGTACGTACGTAAAGTGATTTACTTGCTTTTCTCATATGGTTTTTTCCCCTGTTTTTCGTTATGACTTTATGGGAATAGCTAGGGAAGAGGCATTACTTTGAGGACACTAGTGGGAGTGGAAGTGTTGTTGGTGCTGCTACTTTTGGTGGAGGGTTGGTGTTCGGGGATAAGAGAGGGAAAGGGTACTCCTCCGGCGGTGGTGCGGGGGTGAAGGCGGCGGGGTTTGCGGCGGCGACGGTGCCGAGGTGTCAGGTGGAAGGGTGCCACGTGGCACTGCTCAACGCGAAGGACTACCATCGGAGGCACAAGGTGTGTGAGATGCACTCTAAAGCTCCTAAAGTCGTGGTCTTAGGCATGGAACAAAGGTTTTGCCAACAGTGTAGCAGGTCCAAATTCTCTTatcatttttctcaaataataataataataataataataatcccaTTTAtctgataattaagaagggtttaattattgttttaatatttaaatttaagaaatatgttttttttagttctgaaatttaaaaatatattttttagtttttacataataaattaatatttaagatgatttttagtgttttatgatattttttaacattatgtatcagttataaaatacaaattcaagtaattaaaaattaaaaatttatttatgaacagTTAAAAATCGTCCTAATGAATATAGTCTCCAAATTCAAGTAATGCAAAAATAGTAATCAAGccatcaaggttttaaaaaatgttttctaactACAATTTCGTCCGAAATATCAAGATTTTGGTAATCTCTATAATTACGGAGCTGAAACTGCAGTTTAAAACCTCTGCGGAAAATATATGTCTACATATAGAGTGCGGTCTCGCcagatgtttttattttttagaaatatagtACGGAATTTCACTACGGCGGAATcgctatttttgtttttttttttaagttttctcTAAGAAAATAGAAGAGGGTTTCTTTTTCTCTGTGGAAGTGAATTAAGTACGTACGTAAAGTGATTTACTTGCTTTTCTCATATGGTTTTTTCCCCTGTTTTTCGTTATGACTTTATGGGAATCTGAAGAATGAAGGTGTTATGATATTCTTTAGTCGATCTTACAAGCCTTTTACTGACTCTGGTTTGAGTTCAGTCTTTCCGtaactttctcttcttttttatttcttcttaattttattgtttgtgtGAGTTTAAGAGTTTAAATTTTTGTGAGCCTCCTACAACATCGTTTTCTTAGTATATATTAGTTGTGATGGTCGTAAGAATAATATATGATTCGTGTGCATACTTTACAAATATCGTAAGTTATTCTTATGCACATTCTTCCTTgctatgttattatttttcatatttttttatatttataggcAGTATCGGAAGAATAAAAGTgtgaaaatcattaattttaccgacatttttgtttgaatttaatCTTTCGGTAACATTCTTTTAGTGgtttaaatgaaaatgaattttctgaTTTTTAGGTTTCACGTGGTGTCAGAGTTTGATGATTCAAAGAGGAGTTGTAGGAGGAGACTAGCAGGTCACAacgag encodes:
- the LOC100786328 gene encoding squamosa promoter-binding-like protein 7 isoform X2, which codes for MEFGGNMFRLGNRDQNGNTNNNGNAFAWDSWENPTNSNNNNNNNNNSSRLVNAFHIPVASGIPSMDDGSVHVILHETAGLASAVMFLPQNGGVLGHRQQQHPYGGDGSHVHPDPHLMSLKLGKRHYFEDTSGSGSVVGAATFGGGLVFGDKRGKGYSSGGGAGVKAAGFAAATVPRCQVEGCHVALLNAKDYHRRHKVCEMHSKAPKVVVLGMEQRFCQQCSRFHVVSEFDDSKRSCRRRLAGHNERRRKSSHDSVARNSSQGGCALSLLSSRSDSWLSPSDLSTRCSAALRELIAENRAAIMARQFVSDRSHLHSHHHAVEDLKDIQPESNYFPQQMYPQTQ
- the LOC100786328 gene encoding squamosa promoter-binding-like protein 7 isoform X1 yields the protein MEFGGNMFRLGNRDQNGNTNNNGNAFAWDSWENPTNSNNNNNNNNNSSRLVNAFHIPVASGIPSMDDGSVHVILHETAGLASAVMFLPQNGGVLGHRQQQHPYGGDGSHVHPDPHLMSLKLGKRHYFEDTSGSGSVVGAATFGGGLVFGDKRGKGYSSGGGAGVKAAGFAAATVPRCQVEGCHVALLNAKDYHRRHKVCEMHSKAPKVVVLGMEQRFCQQCSRFHVVSEFDDSKRSCRRRLAGHNERRRKSSHDSVARNSSQAGGCALSLLSSRSDSWLSPSDLSTRCSAALRELIAENRAAIMARQFVSDRSHLHSHHHAVEDLKDIQPESNYFPQQMYPQTQ